In one Silene latifolia isolate original U9 population chromosome 10, ASM4854445v1, whole genome shotgun sequence genomic region, the following are encoded:
- the LOC141608166 gene encoding uncharacterized protein LOC141608166: protein MENSHSMSTTMVTDKKLTLDEDGKSVDETTYRGYSDADYAGCSLDRKSTSGIATCDKVKSQIFVTKHVYLKFAASLPGSSYDIKIDVPELTGDNFKVWKERVQLHLGFTRFDYAIQHDEPAKIKETSTPDEVDHREKWEKSNYICTMFIKTKLCASIRGSVEQHTKVRDLLKAVDEQFETSDKALASTLIMKFTSLKLNATNGVRDFIMRMRDIAAQLKEEGRLLLEEGEKVNLTTSTNKESSSTKKGHHKDKGKGKMSVEPTIKKESSCFFCKKKGHMKKDCIKFKAWLKKKGYDKPAETSGK, encoded by the exons atggaaaactCTCATTCTATGTCCACTACTATGGTCACAGACAAGAAATTAACATTAGACGAAGATGGTAAGTctgttgatgaaacaacttaccgag ggtattcagatgcagattacgCAGGTTGCTCGCTTGATAGAAAAAGTACTTCAGGCATCgcaac TTGTGATAAAGTTAAGTCTCAAATTTTTGTTACTAAGCATGTATATTTAAAATTTGCAGCAAGTTTACCTGGAAGTTCCTATGATATCAAAATAGACGTTCCTGAATTAACTGGTGATAATTTTAAGGTGTGGAAGGAAAGAGTTCAATTGCATTTAGGATTCACGCGTTTCGATTATGCTATACAACATGATGAACCGGCTAAGATAAAGGAAACTAGCACACCAGATGAAGTAGACCATCGTGAAAAGTGGGAGAAATCAAACTATATTTGCACGATGTTCATAAAGACAAAACTGTGTGCTAGTATCCGAGGTTCAGTCGAGCAGCATACTAAAGTTCGAGACCTTCTTAAAGCAGTAGATGAACAGTTCGAAACTTCCGATAAGGCTTTGGCAAGCACCTTAATTATGAAATTTACTTCTTTGAAGCTCAATGCCACTAATGGAGTGCGTGATTTCATCATGCGCATGAGGGATATTGCAGCCCAACTTAAG GAGGAGGGGAGATTGTTGTTGGAGGAGGGCGAAAAGGTGAACCTAACCACTAGTACTAATAAAGAATCATCTAGTACTAAGAAGGGTCACCATAAGGATAAGGGAAAGGGTAAGATGTCTGTTGAGCCGACCATTAAGAAGGAGTCTTCATGTTTCTTCTGTAAAAAGAAGGGACATATGAAGAAAGACTGCATAAAGTTCAAGGCTTGGCTTAAAAAGAAAG GGTATGACAAACCTGCGGAAACCAGTGGCAAGTGA